The region TTCTCTTAGTGTAGGACAAGATAAGGCCACTAGAGGGAGTCTAAGGCTCACTTAAAAAACTTCCCATTTTCACATCCAGATGCTGAGCTGCATGACATTGAATCTCCTATGCAGATGTTCCCAGCTGCACCTTATCAAAACAATTTGAACAAATGAGGACTCAGACAGACTTGAAGTCTGGTTTGAACATTTATATTGTGATTTTCAGTTTATATGCAAGAGGACACATCTGCAaaccatttttcttcatttcactTGGCCCCACATGTTCACATCAGCACATCAATAATAActtacatactgtactgtagcAAACATCCTGTTAAAGACAATGATATTAAGTTATAAGAAATGGTACGTTGCCTTCGAGTGGCCGAGTAGGACATAAAGAATAGCATGTTCAACAGGGCTCGGGGTGTGGAGAATCTTCATGACACTTCAAGCACGCGTTTCCACACGAGAGCCGATTTAAAACCAGTTGTAAATATTACTGATATGTCATCCGGACGCACGAGGACATGTTGATGATGAGTTCCTTAAAGGACAGAACTAGCACCCTAAAAATGAAGGCATTGCTGCGAGAAATTAAAACCCTTCTTTGTTTCTTTAGGTGCAAATCAAGAGCTAGCCTTCGTGCACCTTGAAGATACGACAGACACATAAAGCAACATTCAGTCTAATGCCAGTCCGATGATTTCTGTTACATGATTTAACGCTCTGTACATCAACCAGACAAATGTTTTTCAACTGCGTCACCTCGTGTGGATAAGATACTTCACATGACTGAATCCGACCTGTACATTCTACTTCCTGAATTGTAACACCATGTGACTTTTAGAAGGCGGCGGGGGGCCGACGGAAACCGAGTAGCAGCTGCAACTGTACAGATACAAACTGAAGGATAAGGTCCGAAATCAAGCCAACGCACGGGGAACTCACACAGTCCACGAAGATCACAGGCCTCCACATACATTTACAgtctgttaaattaaaaaaagtgttgtttttttccagttgcACAGTCCAGACTCTGCTGAACCTTTGGAAGAAATCTCCTTTCTGCTTTGACCTCTGTGCAAGACTTTGGGGATAAGGCTTCCTTCTGATTTGCATTTGCCAAGAAGCTGTGAAACAGtctagaaatgttttttttgtgttttttttttaaattgccttCATGTGTTCATAATTCCTGTTCCCATATACATTCCATCCTCTCTAGACTTTGCTGACCAGCTATTAAAAGACagactcataaaaaaaatccttccatTTATCGatcattaaataattttatataaaaGCAAACCTAACCGTCCCCGCTCCATGAAGGCCTTCTCTAATGGTTAACTACTTCACCACCATGTAACCACACTTACACACATGCGAGCACACAATGCATGTatgcgtctctctctctctctctctcacacatgcacacacaccgtCTTGTTTTGCAGCTTGTTCTTACATGAAGTCCATGCAGTACCAAAGCAGAAAgatcctgtttttgttttttttgtctccagTACGTGGCACAAACTTATGGCGAAGAAGCGGATAACGTGGTTTGGCTCAGACCTGGATCCAGTAATATTTGCACGATTCGTATTATTTCAATCTACTTAGTGTGCCAGATGGGTGGGGTTTACCATACAGGGCGATACAATGTCTCCTAGAGAGTTTAGACAATCACAGAAAATGTAACGACCGTTTTCTGAGACCTCAAACTTACCTGCTCCAGTCTTAATTGTCCCAATATTATAAACCCCACTGATCCAGAATGCCAAGCATGTTAAAAAACTGCAATAATTAGCAAACACTAATTGATCTGGTTTGGATTTTAGTATATACACAGTCATCTATTTATCATTGTGATCCCAAGAGGACTGAAGGAATTCCCTCCAGTTTCACGAATGAATGTCCACGTCCATATATTCTTTCATTGTCTCTTCATCCGTCTTTATATGTCCTGATCTCAAAGTTCAACACTCTCCAGTAAGTTTGGTGGCATCCCCCCGTTTAGGTGGTGCAGGTGGGGGTCCTCTTCGTAGCGTTGCATAGCCTGAGATGTTTCCGGACATGTAGCCGCCGTTTCCTCCGTTGCTTTGCTTTCCCTGGTCCAGGAGCAGCTCAGGGGGCGGCGGCGGCAGGGCCATGTCGTCCATAGTCCCCGCAGGGTCCAACTTGCCCGTGAGGCCGGCCGTGTTGAGAGAACTTTGGCGCCCCACTGACTTTCGCTTCAGTGTCCGGTTGAGATCCTCCAGGAAATTTGGCTGGCCGGAGCTGCCCTTTGGGGATGTGGGAGGAGGTGGGGAGAGTGGAGGGGGCTCTGGGGTGGTGTTACTACGCCGCACCAGTGTGGGTGGAGCAGTCTTTTTCAGCGAGCTCTTCCCCCATGTTGAGTTGCTGACAAGCGagacaggtggaggaggagggggagcctGGGGTTGGGGGTTGACTACGGCTACCCGAGGAGGTCCTCCGCTGTGGGCGTCACTaccaggtggaggtggaggggggaAGAGCTCCGAGGCTGGGGGAGGAGGTGGGAAGTAGGCGCAATCAGGTGGAGGGGAAGGGAAGTCGCCACCGGTTTGCTTCACCTGGCCCACTTTGGCCTGGAGTGCCAAAGGCAGGCTGGACAGGTTGAGCTTGCCTGGTTTTGGGGGAGCACGGGGTCCAGTTGAAGGGTCCTTGGAaggggagccagtggaggaggaggtgggacaTGGGGGGGGAGGGGAGGCGTTGTTCTGGGAACCAAACTTGCTGAGCAGGTTCCTCCTCGATTCATCATAGGAAGCGTTGAACTTGACGCTGGAGTTCCTCTGTGGGGTCGGAGGAGGTTTCTTGCCTCCGAAATTGGAGGACCCAGAGGGGGATCTCCCCAAGGCGGAGCCCAGATTtccaggagggagaggaggtggaggtggggttGGGCCTGTGACAGGTGCTGGGGGAGGTGGCggcgggggaggagggggaggaggaggtgcaggtgcAGGTGCAGGTGCAGTGAAGCCAGCACTGCtgtctggaggaggaggagggaactCTGGAGACTGCAGCTGTTGACCACCTCCAGGCTGccattttggtttggttttgactgcaggaggggagaggggggcTTTGGGACTCTCTGTGTGATTGGCTACTTGGGATGAAGCTCCTGGAAATTGACTTGCTAGTTGTTTCACTAGAGACATGGTCGGCGCAGCTCCTGTCGATGATGGTTTTGACATGCTGTGCTGCTTTGGGAGAGTGGGAGGGGGGTGGCTGGAGGTGTGGCCTGCCTGGAGGCTAAACTGCTTCTTGAAGGgtgcaggtggaggaggtggtggaggaggtggtggggtTGGCCCACCCAGGGTGGCAGGAGGTGGGGCGGGAGGAAACGGGGAGACAGGCGACACGGGTTTGGGGGCAGTTTGAGGGACAAAGCCTGGGGTGAAGGTCTTGGGTGGTGCTGGTGGCGGCGCAGGAGGAGGTGGGAACTGGGCTGGCACTGGGAACTGctgtgggggaggaggaggtggtggcgggggtggaggtggaggaggtggtggtggtggagcagGTGCAGGTGGTGGGGACTCCTCGAGACCTCCATTTGGAGAGAGGAGGTCTCTTGGCGGGCTGGGAAACCTTTCCTTCAGCGCCTGCTTCAGCCCGGTGGAGTAGACCGGCTGGCTCATGGgagctggtggaggaggtggtggtgggggagaaggaggtggaggaaaTGTTACTCCATTGGTCTGCGGAGCAGGTGGAGGTGCTGGGGGTGGAGGAATAAAGGAGGGTGGGGCAGCTGGACTGGGAGGACCCAGCCTCAACACAGCCATGGCTGAGCCAGGGGTTGGCATGGACGGAGGAggcggtggaggaggtggagggggaggcGGGACATTAGTCCTTGCCGCAATGTGATTCACATTGATGGGAACCTGTGGAGCAGGCGGCGCCGGCGCTGGGGGTAGAACCTGCTGACCTAATACGAGGTGACCGGGCAGCTTCTGGGAGCCCTTCTGGTTCTGCAGCCGGTTGATGGTGCTGAACTTGTACATGGTGGGAGCTGGAGAGTGGTGGGACACCATTTGAACTGGgggtgggggaggagggggcggagggggaggtggaggaggaggaggagccagcTGTTCCTCCTGTGGGGGCATGTGGTTGCTGATGGTCTGTGGGTGCGGCTGTGGAGACTGTGGGGACTGCTGAGGGCGCTGAGGGTACTGGGGTGGGGGAGCCTGTTGAGGAGAGTGAGGCTGGGGGGGCAGCTGGTGGTGTTGTGGCTGGGTAGGTGTCTGGGGGTAGGACTGAGGCTGTGGTGGGTGCTGTTGGTAGGACTGAGGCTGTGATGAGTGCTGTTGGTAGGACTGAGGCTGTGATGAGTGCTGTTGGTAGGACTGAGGCTGCGGTGGGTGCTGTTGGTAGGACTGAGGCTGTGGTGGGTGCTGTTGGTAGGACTGAGGCTGCGGTGGGTGCTGTTGGTAGGACTGAGGCTGCGGTGGGTGCTGTTGGTAGGACTGAGGCTGTGGTGGGTGCTGTTGGTAGGACTGAGGCTGTGGTGGGTGCTGTTGGTAGGACTGAGGTGAAGGCTGTGGCTGCGGCTGCGGCTGAGGCTGCGGCTGTGGCTGAGGCTGCGGCTGCGGCTGCGGCTGCAGTTGGGGCGGGGGCGTCAGGGCCTGGTGGTCGACTGAATGCTGGCTGTGATGTCGGTGACCGTGGGAAGCATGTGGCAGGGTGGCCCCTCTCTCCATTCTCATATGCTGCAAAGAAAAAAGAGTTAGCTCAATGGTGGGAATAACATTCTGTAATAGGGCTGTATGATATCGTTTCACATTATGCACTATCGCTTATTTCATTCTGTCTTTTGAATGACCTTCCAGGACATTTCCAAAACATTTTCCAGGAGTTCATCTTGATAATTAGTAAGACAGTAAGATTTTCTGGCCTCctcttttaaatatataaaaaactataataaagagagggacgtctggaatgccctgctcagcctgctgcccctgcgacccggccccggataagtggatgAAAACGGATGGATGGAAAAAACGGTAATATTCAAGTGTCATAATTTTCTATTGTCTTAGTTTTGGTTAAAATGTGTGGATGCAGGATGCAGTTGTGCCTTTGAGAGCTCTCGAGTTGAGACGTCTGAATTTAAATCTGTGCAACCAGCTAGCTGATATTAGAATAATGCATCACACTGCTCTATGCTGTCACAGATAATAATATGAGAACAGGTGCAGTCTTTGATAGAAAGCCATACCTTGGAGCTTTCCTCGATCTGGGTCCCTCTCTTCCAGGCCTCAGAGAAAATCGAGCTCACCACGCTCTGGGACCGGCCATGAGAGGAGCCTGTGTCCACTCCACTGTCTGAATGGCCTGAGTGATTGGACTGGGACTCTGGAAGCACACACCAACAACAGTAAGACCTTCTGACACCAgtctattataataattataagagATATTCTTATTATTTGCTGCTTCCCAACCATTTAAGTTCTTGAATTATAACAGACTATCCGACCGTCTCACTAATATTCTAACAAATGGTGCCCCTCAGTTGCATCgtgggaaatgtaggatgcATTTTTGGAGcataagaaaataaatcagcATATATCTGCCTCTGCTACATCAATTTCTTCTATTCTATTTACTCTTCTAAAGCTTTGAAATGTATTACAGTGATGCATTAAACTAACCAGGTATGCTGGCAGAACTGGAGCCTGATCGAATGctggaggtagagagagaggacCAATCGTAGGCCGCCTCTGTCCTCTTCATGGCTTCCTGGTAGTTCACATATAATTGCTTGccatactacacacacacaaacacacatatagagagagagatattattcTTTGTTAGATAACATTTTTTAGGTCCTTTTCACAACTAAACCATTAGAAATTTGACGTACCTTTGCAATGCGAATTCCATTCACCCATTGGTGCAGGgtcctgacatcatcacagcaCAGATACTTGATGTACTGGGACTTCTTCTGGATTTGTGGATGCTGCAAAAATaagtacatatatattttatatctatgCATTCCTTACATGTCcaccaacaaaacatttttttcatgtctttaaaaaaaattgtaagaCATTTCTGAGTTCTACCTTCTTATATAgacttatatacagtatattagaggccacagtgaataaaatgtgacagtTCTTAAAGCAACTTTTGACCATTTATGAGAAAATCTTTTCCTACATCCACATGAGACGGTGAGTAccaatttatttacttattacaAGGCAGTCAAGTCAAATTAAACAACTCTAATTGACTTGCTTGGAAGCAATTTGCAAATAATAGAAAGATACTTAATAATGGAAGGTTAATGGCAGCATTGAGAGGCTTGTCTGACAGTGGAAGAGAAGCTCTAATAAGTCTCTCAGGACTTGTTCACACTATTTCACATCCAGAAATTCACACCCTGTCAGTGTCTCAGTTAAAATGCTGTGGATGCATTTACATGACATTTGCAAATCAGATATAAAGATAGGGCTTCACCTTCAGGGCCAGGCAGTAGTCAGTAGGAGCCTTGTATTTGCTGCGGTAGTCCTGACCGTAATACACGTTAACATGGTCCAACTGCAGGAAACACACGAGATCTCTGGAAGcctgcagagaagaa is a window of Centropristis striata isolate RG_2023a ecotype Rhode Island chromosome 24, C.striata_1.0, whole genome shotgun sequence DNA encoding:
- the raph1b gene encoding ras-associated and pleckstrin homology domains-containing protein 1b isoform X1, whose amino-acid sequence is MEQVSDDELDHGAEEDSDKEDQDLDKMFGAWLGELDKLTQSLDDGRPQKPLQKAPLRQETNMANFSYRFSMYNINEALNQGDTVDLDALMADLCSIEQELNTVSKPNSTSRSHSKGQQRAPGGRSASTKHTGTGGGSSGGSTSSSTRASPANTVRGGSVNARPAASNISLDDITSQLEKASLSMDEAARQTSSSSSSSSSSFSSSTLRRPSSGSSGGGGQHRRTGSVGTVSEQDAPSQRSSVNSACASASSMDSLDIDKVMAGGDGEGQSSPSSQGQNQTSTEHVTMRRARRQLDFPSRESEVDRATHSYLDRETSLILKSIAGKPSHLLTKEEQAAKLKAEKIRVALEKIKEAQVKKLVIRVHMSDESSKTMMVDERQTVRQVLDSLLDKSHCGYSPDWSLVETITELQMERIFEDHENLVENLLNWTRDSHNKLMFIERIEKYALFKNPQNYLLGRKETSEMADRNKEALLEECFCGGSVSVPEIEGILWLKEDGKKSWKKRYFLLRASGIYYVPKGKAKASRDLVCFLQLDHVNVYYGQDYRSKYKAPTDYCLALKHPQIQKKSQYIKYLCCDDVRTLHQWVNGIRIAKYGKQLYVNYQEAMKRTEAAYDWSSLSTSSIRSGSSSASIPESQSNHSGHSDSGVDTGSSHGRSQSVVSSIFSEAWKRGTQIEESSKHMRMERGATLPHASHGHRHHSQHSVDHQALTPPPQLQPQPQPQPQPQPQPQPQPQPQPSPQSYQQHPPQPQSYQQHPPQPQSYQQHPPQPQSYQQHPPQPQSYQQHPPQPQSYQQHPPQPQSYQQHSSQPQSYQQHSSQPQSYQQHPPQPQSYPQTPTQPQHHQLPPQPHSPQQAPPPQYPQRPQQSPQSPQPHPQTISNHMPPQEEQLAPPPPPPPPPPPPPPPPVQMVSHHSPAPTMYKFSTINRLQNQKGSQKLPGHLVLGQQVLPPAPAPPAPQVPINVNHIAARTNVPPPPPPPPPPPPSMPTPGSAMAVLRLGPPSPAAPPSFIPPPPAPPPAPQTNGVTFPPPPSPPPPPPPPAPMSQPVYSTGLKQALKERFPSPPRDLLSPNGGLEESPPPAPAPPPPPPPPPPPPPPPPPPQQFPVPAQFPPPPAPPPAPPKTFTPGFVPQTAPKPVSPVSPFPPAPPPATLGGPTPPPPPPPPPPAPFKKQFSLQAGHTSSHPPPTLPKQHSMSKPSSTGAAPTMSLVKQLASQFPGASSQVANHTESPKAPLSPPAVKTKPKWQPGGGQQLQSPEFPPPPPDSSAGFTAPAPAPAPPPPPPPPPPPPPAPVTGPTPPPPPLPPGNLGSALGRSPSGSSNFGGKKPPPTPQRNSSVKFNASYDESRRNLLSKFGSQNNASPPPPCPTSSSTGSPSKDPSTGPRAPPKPGKLNLSSLPLALQAKVGQVKQTGGDFPSPPPDCAYFPPPPPASELFPPPPPPGSDAHSGGPPRVAVVNPQPQAPPPPPPVSLVSNSTWGKSSLKKTAPPTLVRRSNTTPEPPPLSPPPPTSPKGSSGQPNFLEDLNRTLKRKSVGRQSSLNTAGLTGKLDPAGTMDDMALPPPPPELLLDQGKQSNGGNGGYMSGNISGYATLRRGPPPAPPKRGDATKLTGEC
- the raph1b gene encoding ras-associated and pleckstrin homology domains-containing protein 1b isoform X2; its protein translation is MEQVSDDELDHGAEEDSDKEDQDLDKMFGAWLGELDKLTQSLDDGRPQKPLQKAPLRQETNMANFSYRFSMYNINEALNQGDTVDLDALMADLCSIEQELNTVSKPNSTSRSHSKGQQRAPGGRSASTKHTGTGGGSSGGSTSSSTRASPANTVRGGSVNARPAASNISLDDITSQLEKASLSMDEAARQTSSSSSSSSSSFSSSTLRRPSSGSSGGGGQHRRTGSVGTVSEQDAPSQRSSVNSACASASSMDSLDIDKVMAGGDGEGQSSPSSQGQNQTSTEHSYLDRETSLILKSIAGKPSHLLTKEEQAAKLKAEKIRVALEKIKEAQVKKLVIRVHMSDESSKTMMVDERQTVRQVLDSLLDKSHCGYSPDWSLVETITELQMERIFEDHENLVENLLNWTRDSHNKLMFIERIEKYALFKNPQNYLLGRKETSEMADRNKEALLEECFCGGSVSVPEIEGILWLKEDGKKSWKKRYFLLRASGIYYVPKGKAKASRDLVCFLQLDHVNVYYGQDYRSKYKAPTDYCLALKHPQIQKKSQYIKYLCCDDVRTLHQWVNGIRIAKYGKQLYVNYQEAMKRTEAAYDWSSLSTSSIRSGSSSASIPESQSNHSGHSDSGVDTGSSHGRSQSVVSSIFSEAWKRGTQIEESSKHMRMERGATLPHASHGHRHHSQHSVDHQALTPPPQLQPQPQPQPQPQPQPQPQPQPQPSPQSYQQHPPQPQSYQQHPPQPQSYQQHPPQPQSYQQHPPQPQSYQQHPPQPQSYQQHPPQPQSYQQHSSQPQSYQQHSSQPQSYQQHPPQPQSYPQTPTQPQHHQLPPQPHSPQQAPPPQYPQRPQQSPQSPQPHPQTISNHMPPQEEQLAPPPPPPPPPPPPPPPPVQMVSHHSPAPTMYKFSTINRLQNQKGSQKLPGHLVLGQQVLPPAPAPPAPQVPINVNHIAARTNVPPPPPPPPPPPPSMPTPGSAMAVLRLGPPSPAAPPSFIPPPPAPPPAPQTNGVTFPPPPSPPPPPPPPAPMSQPVYSTGLKQALKERFPSPPRDLLSPNGGLEESPPPAPAPPPPPPPPPPPPPPPPPPQQFPVPAQFPPPPAPPPAPPKTFTPGFVPQTAPKPVSPVSPFPPAPPPATLGGPTPPPPPPPPPPAPFKKQFSLQAGHTSSHPPPTLPKQHSMSKPSSTGAAPTMSLVKQLASQFPGASSQVANHTESPKAPLSPPAVKTKPKWQPGGGQQLQSPEFPPPPPDSSAGFTAPAPAPAPPPPPPPPPPPPPAPVTGPTPPPPPLPPGNLGSALGRSPSGSSNFGGKKPPPTPQRNSSVKFNASYDESRRNLLSKFGSQNNASPPPPCPTSSSTGSPSKDPSTGPRAPPKPGKLNLSSLPLALQAKVGQVKQTGGDFPSPPPDCAYFPPPPPASELFPPPPPPGSDAHSGGPPRVAVVNPQPQAPPPPPPVSLVSNSTWGKSSLKKTAPPTLVRRSNTTPEPPPLSPPPPTSPKGSSGQPNFLEDLNRTLKRKSVGRQSSLNTAGLTGKLDPAGTMDDMALPPPPPELLLDQGKQSNGGNGGYMSGNISGYATLRRGPPPAPPKRGDATKLTGEC